CACCGGGATCTGGATGGGGTCGAACGAGGGCACCGACCGCACCCGGCTCGTGCGGCTCGACGTCGCCGACGGCAAGCAGTACGCCGTCGACAGCCACCCGACGTTCGACGTCGACACCCGGGCCCAGGTGTGGGCCGGCCTACCGGAGCCGCTCATCCAGAGCCGGGCCACCGGCAAGCTGCTCGGCGTCCGCTATCTCGGTGAGCGACAGGTCATTCAGGCACTCGACCCGCATTTCGCCGAGGTGCTCTCGGGTCTGGAGAAATTGTCCGACGGTGACATCGGCGCGCTGTCCTCCGACCTCAAGGGACGCAACTGGGTAGTCAGCTTCAATCACGACCGCGAACCCGGCGTCACCTTCCTCTACGACCACGAAACCGGCGAAAGCCGCGAGCTGTACCGTCCCTATCCGCATCTTGATCCAGCGCAGCTGGCGCCGATGCTCCCGGTGACGATTCCCTCGCGCGACGGGCTCGACTTGCCTTCGTATCTGACGCTGCCGGTCGGGGTGCCGTCGAAGAACCTGCCGCTCGTCCTGGTGGTGCACGGCGGACCGTGGGCGCGCGACGGATGGATGTACGCGCCGGCCGTCCAGTTGCTCGCCAATCGCGGATACGCGGTGCTGCAGGTCAACTTCCGCGGGTCGGCGGGATACGGCAAGGCCTTCCAGAAGGCGGCGATCGGTCAGTTCGCGGGCAAGATGCACGACGATCTGATCGACGGCGTCAACTGGGCCGTCGAACAGGGTTACGCGGACCCGGATCGGGTCGCCATCTTCGGTGGCTCCTACGGCGGCTACGCGACGCTGGTCGGTGTCACGTTCACCCCGGAGGTGTTCGCCGCAGCGATCGACTACGTCGGCATCTCCGATCTGTCCAACTTCATGCGGACGCTGCCCGAGATCGCGCGTCCGCACCTGGCGAACAACTGGCATCTGTTCGTCGGCAACCCCGACGACCCGGAGCAGTTGGCCGACA
The sequence above is drawn from the Mycobacterium gallinarum genome and encodes:
- a CDS encoding S9 family peptidase — its product is MDKPERISVEDLFKSPVRAGAAISPDGTRVAYLAPWQDRLNIWVASLDGDFGADARRVTADETRSILHFSWTDDPRWLLYLQDTGGDENWHIFRVDLDDPAAPAVDLTPFPGVMSAFELLPDKPGKALVHSNKRGPTQMDAYELDIASGELTMLAENPGDVIGWLASRRGDLFATKLNREGDLEVLQWDKQAESLRSIAHYDGKDYTMGMYPMVVTPDGTGIWMGSNEGTDRTRLVRLDVADGKQYAVDSHPTFDVDTRAQVWAGLPEPLIQSRATGKLLGVRYLGERQVIQALDPHFAEVLSGLEKLSDGDIGALSSDLKGRNWVVSFNHDREPGVTFLYDHETGESRELYRPYPHLDPAQLAPMLPVTIPSRDGLDLPSYLTLPVGVPSKNLPLVLVVHGGPWARDGWMYAPAVQLLANRGYAVLQVNFRGSAGYGKAFQKAAIGQFAGKMHDDLIDGVNWAVEQGYADPDRVAIFGGSYGGYATLVGVTFTPEVFAAAIDYVGISDLSNFMRTLPEIARPHLANNWHLFVGNPDDPEQLADMLARSPITKVDQIRTPLLVVQGANDVRVVQAESDNLVEALRSRGVVEVEYMVKEDEGHGFVNPDNVIDMFNAVDRFLARHLGKRKNA